Proteins co-encoded in one Fusarium fujikuroi IMI 58289 draft genome, chromosome FFUJ_chr06 genomic window:
- a CDS encoding related to LIP2-lipoic acid ligase, producing the protein MPLGLRLKAIPSSAIKSTSFRIGAGTSAGHVFFNRWSSTYATPTSELPSLNLLVHRHLTGSDPDAFVPYDTANNEQEELRSLFLEWKSLSEEQQQDRGHIPRPHLLSFEPTPTLTLGRRQRPLTSEQTSYFKSPLHVGLPHRRNPVNDQSFIPEVKQTSRGGLTTYHGPGQLVLWPVLDMHSPLYAHYSVMSYANHLEATTRRLLACLFGLETYTTRDEPGVWVRTPAGQPERKIAAIGVHHRRHVTALGIAINIDVSVDGPDVVNPWARFVPCGLEGKLVTSVAAELAMKDGIVRLGGWNTASLAAVWAKIFEEGIVDDTKRSIDGEGSSQFRRAVS; encoded by the coding sequence ATGCCGCTTGGCTTGCGGCTGAAGGCCATTCCGTCCTCCGCCATAAAATCCACTTCATTCCGTATCGGAGCCGGGACATCGGCCGGTcatgtcttcttcaaccgATGGTCATCCACTTACGCCACTCCGACGTCAGAACTACCTTCACTCAACCTTCTCGTGCATCGACATCTCACAGGATCGGATCCTGATGCTTTCGTCCCCTATGACACTGCCAACAATGAACAGGAGGAACTCCGCTCGTTGTTTCTCGAGTGGAAGAGTTTGAGCGaggaacaacaacaagacagAGGCCACATACCCCgccctcatcttctttcttttgaaccaacaccaactcTCACGCTTGGGCGTCGACAGCGTCCCCTCACTTCCGAGCAAACCTCCTACTTCAAGTCTCCCCTCCACGTTGGTCTCCCTCATCGGCGTAACCCTGTCAATGATCAGAGCTTCATTCCCGAGGTCAAACAGACAAGCCGTGGTGGTTTGACGACCTACCATGGCCCTGGACAGCTTGTCTTGTGGCCTGTGCTAGACATGCACTCTCCCCTATATGCGCATTACTCAGTCATGTCATATGCGAACCATCTTGAAGCGACCACACGTCGTCTACTGGCATGTTTGTTCGGTTTAGAAACTTATACAACTCGAGATGAACCTGGAGTCTGGGTCCGTACCCCCGCCGGCCAACCAGAACGTAAAATCGCAGCAATTGGAGTTCATCATCGGAGACACGTCACAGCCCTTGGTATTGCTATCAACATCGACGTCTCGGTAGATGGTCCCGACGTTGTTAATCCTTGGGCTCGTTTTGTTCCTTGTGGCCTTGAAGGTAAGCTTGTCACCTCGGTGGCTGCCGAATTAGCAATGAAAGATGGTATTGTGCGACTTGGTGGCTGGAATACTGCCTCACTAGCAGCCGTGTGGGCGAAGATATTCGAAGAAGGGATAGTAGATGATACAAAGAGAAGTATTGACGGCGAGGGGAGCTCCCAGTTCCGTCGAGCAGTCTCGTGA